TGAACGCGAAGCTGCCGAAAAAACCGAACGCGAAGCTGCCGAAAAAACCGAACGCGAAGCTGCCGAAAAAACCGAACGCGAAGCTGCCGAAAAGGCCGAACGCGAAGCTGCCGAAAAAGCTGAACGCGAAGCTGCCGAAAAAGCTGAACGCGAAGCTGCCGAAAAAGCTGAACGCGAAGCTGCCGAAAAAGCTGAACGCGAAGCTGCCGAAAAAACCGAACGCGAAGCTGCCGAAAAAGCTGAACGCGAAGCTGCCGAAAAAGCTGAACGCGAAGCTGCCGAAAAAGCTGAACACGAAGCTGCCGAAAAAGCTGAACGCGATCAGACCGCGAGTGAGGAAGGTAGGGATCTAGGGGTTGATTTTAATCTTGAAGAACCTGCTAAAGAATCGATAGGCAGCGAAATGCATGAGGGTGGAATTACTGAAACAGGATTTGGTTCTGATTTTCATGGCTGGTTCGGACATGAAGGAGATCATTGGTGAGAATTTTATGAACTATCATGCATTAACTTCGACGCATTCATAGAATCCTTGTAATCTTGGATAATTCGCAAAGTCGTGTGATCATGCCAGGCCGTATCTAAAAACGTACCGACAAATTACTGTAAATGTTTTATGGAAGAATAAAGAACATTTTTCTTAGTTATTATTAGTGATAACATTGAGGAATTCGCATGGATAGTGTTAGTGAAAGTATTGCCATTTATAAATACATAGGTGATTATTTGAGTCTAGATAAAGAAAAGCAATTGCTATTTCTCAATCACATGACTGACGTCCGAAAGAAGGGTGGTCGCATCTACGGCCCGTCTTATACCAGCATTCTTCAGCTCAACACCACTGATCCCCGTGAATCTCTTGACATCATCGGAACTGCATTACTCAATCTAAAAGGAGGTGCATCATCAGAGTCGTACTGGCAAATCAAACGTAAACTCCATTCCGATCCGGTTAAACCAGGCAACTTCCGCTTTATGGCGTCGTGTCGCTACCTTTGGTTTCCTCACGGAGGATCGCTAGAAATGTCCTTCGGACGCCAAGATTTAATTGTGTCCGCAAGCCAGAATGAAAACGGTACTTCCACATCGTGTGAACTAACAAACCAGGACGAATGGGGATTTACATTTGAGGTGAGTCGAATGGTGGCAGAACAATGTTGGAGATTGCTGCTTCCAGAAATAGTTCAAAGTGGAGCTCTGTCAGAGGTCGTGACTGTTCCGACATGGCCTCAAAAATTTGAACAATATCGAGTTCCGTATCTTTCAGCGCTTCCCGATTCTACAATGGGGCACCAGCACTTCGCCAAACAAGAATACTCTGAAGCTATTGCCTCTTACGATAAAGCCATTGCGATCAACCCTTATGACCCAATAAATTTCGGACACCGCGCTCAATGTCATTTCATAAAGGGACAATTAGATCTCGCCTATATTGATGCTAGCATGTCAATGCAACTTAATCCGACTGATCCATTCAATTACTGGATGAGGAGTCAATGCTTAAGAAATAGCGGTAAACCCGATCTTGCAGTGGAAGATGCGGCAAAAGCAGTTCTGCTAGATCCCGCTAATCCCAATATGTTCATCGGGCGGGGCACCATCTTTCAAGATTTAGGAAAAACAGAGGAAGCCAGAGCTGACTATAGGAAAGCACTTCAACTTGATCCCAGTTCGACTACAGCAACTACTTTGCTGATGAAACTTAACACGTGAACATGGCAGAACGGAATAAAATCGTGGACACATCACCTAGTTCAAGCGTACGACCGATCCTTCTCGCAGTCTCGGAACAAATTCTCGAAGGAAAGATTACAGATGTTCTCAGTGCCTGCCGATTTGAAGGTATAAAAGTCCTCCGAGATTCGCGTTTTGCGACCGCTTACCGCAAATCGAAACGTGGAAACTCTGTTATTGGGTCCTGGGAAAAAGAATCCAGACTTGAACTCAACTGGGAACCCCAGTCGGACTTGGTCAAACTAAATGTTGTGGCGTATGACGCTGCTATTGGAAATCCCAAAATTCTCGATACTGCAACTTGCAAGGAAATAACCGAAGCATTTCTGCGACTGGTTCAGCCTTCAATTTCACCAAGTTCAGAGGTTGTCCTGATGCCGGGGGAAAGCTCTCTTGGCCCGTCACGAGGTCCGATCAGAGATTATTCTCGTTGCGCACGAGAGGAAGAATTGAGTGATCTTTTCCACGGCGACCTACCTTTAGGACGATACGCCTTTGGAAGAACACCACAAGCTTTGCGTCACGGCAAGCCACTTTTCCTTTCTCGTTTTCCGCACACAAACCAGCCGATGATATATAATGGCGTCCTTCTTTGCGCTCCACAAAATTCTGGCAAGACTGAACTATTGCTGACATGGGCAGCGGCTGCAAATCGTGCCGGATACTCTATTTTCATGATTGATGTGAAAGGCAATTTGAGATCCAAGCTGGATAGGTTTAAGAATACATGGCGAGGTGAATTATTCCACTTTTCCGTACGCCCTGGAATTGACTCAGCTCGACTCAATTTTCTAGCTCCACTCGCATACGGCCAACCTTTAGACTCAAAAAGACTGGAAAGTCTTGCTGGAGCAATATTACCTGCTGAAGGATGGGACGGTGAAGGTGGTGAGGCGGAAATGTTCTATCAGAGCCGATTATTGCGACTAACGGCTTTTCTACATATACTCAAGTTCCGACACGATTACTGCTATAAGTACATAGCGAAACGAAATCCAAACGGAAGACCGGGCGATTATTACATACTTTCCGAGGGCACTGCTCCGGCCATCCCTAGTTTGTCAGAATTATATAATTTCGCGACCGATGAAGAACTTGTTTGCTTCTGGATTAAGCGCATAGCGGAAGCAGAGAAATCTCTTGAAAGTCTGGGAAGAGGGAAGCTGCTACCAGAAAAAAGGGTTGAAATGTGGGCTCGCGATATTGCGCCAATCCTTCATCCTGATTACTTACCAGGTATAGGACAACGCCGGGATCCGAAAGTCGGTTATAGAGATCTGACTTATGGCGTGGCACTTGCACTCCACCCATTTTCGGAAGGCGTATTATTGGAGAGAACTTCACCTTCTGGATCCGGTAAATTGTTTGATTTTCAAACGTTAAATCGCAGCAAAAATGAACATCCAGTAAGCTTATTGCTGGAAGTCGGGGAGGATGATCCGAAACAAGCCGCGGCTATAACTTCACTCACTGTACGCGCTCTGGAGCCGATTCTTCATACTCGGATGCATACACCTCCACCAGGTTGCTCCAGTACAGATGACTGGCAACCGCTTCTGTTGCTGTTGGATGAAACTCGACGAATTCGAAGCTTCAATCCAATTGAGTATATTACCTTCGCTCGCGAGCGACGTGCAGCCTGTGTTATGGTTTATCAATCACTGAACTTGATTGGAACCGCTGCTGAAATAGACACTATTTTGTCAAATGTTGGCACGCAAATCTATTTAGGAAAACTCGTCGGTGACACGGCTACAGCCTTCTCCCGGATGCTTCCGAGTGAAGATCGAAAGATCTATGTAACCAATGAATCTGATGGAAGTGTGCAGTCACGCTGGGAACCACGGCCAATTCTCACTGCAGCAGAACTTTACCGACTCCCCTCTGGAAATTGGCCAGCTCTGGTTCACATTCATGATCTACCTT
The genomic region above belongs to Telmatocola sphagniphila and contains:
- a CDS encoding type IV secretory system conjugative DNA transfer family protein, whose product is MDTSPSSSVRPILLAVSEQILEGKITDVLSACRFEGIKVLRDSRFATAYRKSKRGNSVIGSWEKESRLELNWEPQSDLVKLNVVAYDAAIGNPKILDTATCKEITEAFLRLVQPSISPSSEVVLMPGESSLGPSRGPIRDYSRCAREEELSDLFHGDLPLGRYAFGRTPQALRHGKPLFLSRFPHTNQPMIYNGVLLCAPQNSGKTELLLTWAAAANRAGYSIFMIDVKGNLRSKLDRFKNTWRGELFHFSVRPGIDSARLNFLAPLAYGQPLDSKRLESLAGAILPAEGWDGEGGEAEMFYQSRLLRLTAFLHILKFRHDYCYKYIAKRNPNGRPGDYYILSEGTAPAIPSLSELYNFATDEELVCFWIKRIAEAEKSLESLGRGKLLPEKRVEMWARDIAPILHPDYLPGIGQRRDPKVGYRDLTYGVALALHPFSEGVLLERTSPSGSGKLFDFQTLNRSKNEHPVSLLLEVGEDDPKQAAAITSLTVRALEPILHTRMHTPPPGCSSTDDWQPLLLLLDETRRIRSFNPIEYITFARERRAACVMVYQSLNLIGTAAEIDTILSNVGTQIYLGKLVGDTATAFSRMLPSEDRKIYVTNESDGSVQSRWEPRPILTAAELYRLPSGNWPALVHIHDLPCRKPFLVDLDQSVVDNQENQR
- a CDS encoding tetratricopeptide repeat protein, with amino-acid sequence MDSVSESIAIYKYIGDYLSLDKEKQLLFLNHMTDVRKKGGRIYGPSYTSILQLNTTDPRESLDIIGTALLNLKGGASSESYWQIKRKLHSDPVKPGNFRFMASCRYLWFPHGGSLEMSFGRQDLIVSASQNENGTSTSCELTNQDEWGFTFEVSRMVAEQCWRLLLPEIVQSGALSEVVTVPTWPQKFEQYRVPYLSALPDSTMGHQHFAKQEYSEAIASYDKAIAINPYDPINFGHRAQCHFIKGQLDLAYIDASMSMQLNPTDPFNYWMRSQCLRNSGKPDLAVEDAAKAVLLDPANPNMFIGRGTIFQDLGKTEEARADYRKALQLDPSSTTATTLLMKLNT